One region of Endozoicomonas sp. Mp262 genomic DNA includes:
- the gltB gene encoding glutamate synthase large subunit: MKAGLYRPQEFRDNCGFGLIAHMEGKKSHHLLQAAIEALTCMTHRGGIAADGKTGDGCGLLVQIPDEFFRSVVKEQLGTILPRRYAIGMVFLGSDQRAATVARNKLESELTRQSLQIIGWRPVPVNSDCLGPLAREQLPVIEQLFVTAADGLDDKHFAARLYMGRRYANMALEQDKDFYICSLSTRVICYKGLMMPVDLPIFYEDLGDDRFKTAICVFHQRFSTNTLPRWPLAQPFRMLAHNGEINTIMGNRNWAEARRHKYKSELLEGLETVFPLVNQTGSDSSSLDNMLEMLVTGGVDIYRAIRMLIPPAWQNVDTMDPDLRAFYEYNSMHMEPWDGPAGLVMTDGCNAVCALDRNGLRPSRWVITRNGYLTVASEVGVYGYQPEDVIAKGRVGPGEILAINTESGELLKAHDIDERLKLRQPYKKWLKQHAYRMRAQFREDDHTIEHLSPETLSAYQKMFMVSFEERDQVIRPLVENGQEAVGSMGDDTPMAVLSRQTRSLYDYFRQQFAQVTNPPIDPLREAIVMSLETCLGREQNPFGETPEHGARVILKSPVLSATKFLNLINGHHKHQDLQVETIDLNYDPQHGLKAAIERVCDQAELAVSQGKVLIHLTDRNIRQHRLPVHAALATGAVHHRLIKKGLRSDANIIVETCTARDSHHFAVLIGFGATAVYPYLAYEVINDQVRNGEVLADPLDAYKSYRNGIGKGLLKILSKMGISTIASYRGAQLFEAVGLSDEIIDLCFKGVQSRIAGARFEDLQHDQSLLAMTAWKPRKAMDQGGLLKYVHGREYHAFNPDVVQFLQQAVQTGSYDTYSQYAGLVNDRPVANLRDLFALKMPQKALPIDKVEPVSDIVRRFDSAAMSLGALSPEAHEALAEAMNRLGGRSNSGEGGEDPARFGTGRVSKIKQIASGRFGVTPHYLVNAEVLQIKVAQGAKPGEGGQLPGGKVNQLIARLRYAVPGVTLISPPPHHDIYSIEDLAQLIYDLKQVNPSALVSVKLVSEPGVGTIAAGVAKAYADLITISGYDGGTAASPLTSIRYAGSPWELGLAEAHQTLRGNGLRSKVRLQTDGGIKTGLDVVKAAIFGAESFGFGTAPMVAMGCKYLRICHLNNCATGVATQNRHLRENHFKGSVEMIMNFFSFVAEEVREWLALLGVRSLEEVIGRTELLECLPGQTEKQKHLDLEPLLYNSLNVADGSAHTCQVDRNQPFDQGTLAEKMVADCLLVIEKECGGQFSYPVSNCDRSIGARLSGEIARRYGNTGMSGKPITLRLTGSAGQSFGVWNAGGLDMYLEGDANDYVGKGMTGGKLVIRPPEGSQFLSRDTSIIGNTCLYGATGGKLFASGCAGERLGVRNSGATAVVEGAGDHCCEYMTGGLIVVLGKTGYNFGAGMTGGFAYVLDLERHFVDRYNHELVDIHRIDIENMEAYQSHLMSVLEEYIDETASEWGQEIFEDFYDYRGRFWLVKPKAASLDSLLTSTRAGAE; this comes from the coding sequence ATGAAAGCAGGTCTATACCGCCCTCAGGAGTTCAGGGATAATTGCGGTTTTGGGCTGATAGCCCACATGGAAGGAAAAAAGAGCCATCACCTTCTTCAGGCTGCAATAGAGGCGCTGACCTGTATGACCCATCGTGGCGGTATTGCTGCCGATGGAAAAACAGGGGACGGTTGTGGCTTGCTTGTTCAGATTCCCGATGAATTCTTTCGCTCAGTGGTCAAAGAGCAGTTGGGTACGATTTTACCCAGGCGCTATGCCATTGGCATGGTTTTTCTGGGCAGTGATCAGCGTGCGGCAACTGTCGCCAGAAACAAGCTTGAAAGTGAACTGACCAGGCAGTCCTTGCAGATCATTGGCTGGAGACCGGTGCCGGTTAATAGTGATTGTCTTGGACCGCTTGCCAGGGAGCAGCTGCCAGTGATAGAACAGCTGTTTGTCACTGCCGCTGATGGCCTTGATGACAAACACTTTGCTGCACGGCTGTATATGGGGCGGCGCTATGCCAATATGGCACTGGAACAGGATAAGGACTTTTATATCTGCTCCCTGTCAACGCGGGTCATTTGCTATAAAGGGCTAATGATGCCGGTTGATCTTCCCATATTCTATGAGGATCTGGGCGATGACCGTTTTAAAACGGCCATTTGCGTATTCCATCAAAGATTCTCCACCAACACCCTTCCCCGATGGCCACTGGCCCAGCCTTTCAGAATGCTGGCCCATAACGGTGAGATCAATACCATCATGGGTAACCGCAATTGGGCAGAGGCTCGGCGGCATAAATACAAATCAGAATTACTGGAGGGCCTTGAAACCGTATTCCCTCTGGTGAACCAGACCGGTTCCGATTCATCTTCCCTGGATAATATGCTGGAAATGCTGGTCACCGGAGGCGTGGATATTTATCGGGCAATTCGTATGCTGATTCCGCCAGCCTGGCAGAATGTTGATACCATGGATCCGGACCTTCGGGCTTTCTACGAATATAATTCCATGCATATGGAACCCTGGGACGGGCCTGCCGGGCTGGTAATGACCGATGGCTGTAACGCAGTGTGTGCCCTTGACCGCAATGGACTGCGCCCGTCCCGTTGGGTGATTACCAGAAATGGTTATCTTACCGTGGCCTCGGAGGTGGGGGTATACGGTTATCAGCCGGAAGATGTTATTGCAAAGGGGCGGGTGGGACCCGGAGAGATTCTGGCCATTAACACGGAGTCGGGTGAGTTACTGAAAGCCCATGATATCGATGAAAGGCTTAAGCTTCGTCAGCCCTATAAAAAATGGCTGAAACAACACGCCTATCGAATGCGGGCTCAATTCAGGGAAGACGACCATACCATTGAGCACTTATCTCCTGAAACCCTCTCGGCCTACCAAAAAATGTTTATGGTGAGTTTTGAAGAGAGGGATCAGGTTATCCGGCCATTGGTTGAAAATGGCCAGGAGGCGGTGGGTTCAATGGGGGATGATACTCCTATGGCTGTACTGTCCCGGCAAACCCGCTCGCTTTATGACTATTTTCGCCAGCAGTTTGCCCAGGTGACCAACCCGCCCATTGATCCCCTTCGTGAAGCCATTGTGATGTCTCTGGAGACCTGCCTTGGCCGTGAGCAGAACCCCTTTGGTGAAACACCGGAACATGGCGCCAGGGTTATTTTAAAGTCCCCGGTATTATCGGCAACCAAGTTTTTGAATCTGATTAACGGGCATCATAAACATCAGGATCTACAGGTTGAAACCATTGATCTGAATTATGACCCTCAGCATGGGTTAAAAGCCGCCATAGAACGTGTGTGTGACCAGGCAGAGCTGGCCGTCAGCCAGGGCAAGGTTTTGATTCATCTGACTGATCGAAATATCAGGCAACACCGGTTACCTGTTCACGCTGCCCTGGCTACCGGTGCAGTACACCACCGGCTGATTAAAAAAGGGCTTCGCTCTGATGCCAATATTATTGTGGAAACCTGTACGGCCAGGGACTCTCATCACTTTGCGGTATTAATCGGATTTGGCGCTACTGCGGTATACCCTTATCTGGCTTACGAAGTTATCAATGATCAGGTTCGTAACGGAGAGGTGCTGGCTGATCCCCTGGATGCGTATAAGTCTTATCGTAATGGCATCGGTAAGGGGTTGCTCAAGATTCTCTCAAAAATGGGGATTTCCACCATCGCCTCTTATCGGGGGGCACAGTTATTTGAAGCTGTTGGCCTTTCAGATGAAATCATTGATCTGTGCTTTAAAGGCGTTCAAAGCCGAATTGCCGGAGCGCGTTTTGAGGATTTGCAACATGATCAGTCTTTACTGGCAATGACCGCCTGGAAACCCCGTAAGGCGATGGATCAGGGGGGACTGCTTAAATACGTTCATGGTCGTGAATATCACGCCTTTAACCCCGATGTGGTTCAGTTTTTACAGCAAGCCGTACAAACGGGTAGCTATGATACCTACAGCCAATATGCCGGTTTGGTAAACGACAGGCCGGTGGCTAACCTGCGTGATTTATTTGCTCTTAAAATGCCCCAAAAGGCGCTGCCCATCGATAAAGTAGAGCCGGTATCGGATATTGTTCGGCGGTTTGACTCGGCGGCAATGAGCCTGGGAGCCTTATCACCTGAGGCCCATGAAGCCTTGGCTGAAGCCATGAATCGTCTGGGAGGGCGTTCTAACTCGGGAGAGGGTGGGGAAGATCCGGCACGTTTTGGCACTGGGCGGGTATCGAAAATCAAGCAAATTGCTTCCGGACGCTTTGGTGTCACTCCTCACTATCTGGTCAATGCGGAAGTGCTACAGATTAAGGTGGCCCAGGGAGCTAAGCCCGGGGAAGGCGGACAGCTTCCGGGGGGGAAGGTAAACCAGCTAATTGCCAGGCTTCGCTATGCGGTTCCCGGTGTTACCTTGATTTCACCGCCTCCCCACCACGATATCTACTCCATTGAGGATCTTGCCCAGCTTATATATGACCTGAAACAGGTCAATCCCTCTGCCCTGGTATCCGTCAAGCTGGTCTCTGAACCCGGGGTGGGAACCATTGCCGCAGGTGTTGCCAAAGCCTATGCGGACTTGATTACAATTTCCGGGTATGACGGTGGTACGGCTGCCAGTCCGCTGACGTCTATACGTTATGCCGGTTCACCCTGGGAGCTGGGATTGGCTGAAGCCCATCAAACACTGCGTGGTAATGGCTTGAGAAGCAAGGTTAGGTTGCAAACCGATGGAGGTATAAAAACCGGGCTGGATGTGGTCAAAGCCGCTATTTTTGGCGCCGAGAGTTTTGGCTTTGGCACTGCGCCAATGGTGGCTATGGGCTGCAAATATTTGCGGATATGTCATCTAAATAATTGTGCGACGGGGGTAGCCACTCAAAACCGGCATCTCAGGGAGAATCACTTTAAGGGTTCAGTGGAGATGATTATGAACTTTTTCTCCTTTGTGGCAGAAGAAGTTCGTGAATGGCTGGCATTGCTTGGTGTCCGCAGCCTGGAAGAGGTGATTGGTCGCACGGAACTGCTGGAATGTTTGCCCGGGCAGACGGAAAAGCAAAAACACCTTGATCTCGAACCTCTGCTATATAACTCGCTGAATGTTGCTGATGGCAGCGCACACACATGCCAGGTGGATCGCAACCAGCCTTTTGACCAGGGAACCCTGGCAGAAAAAATGGTGGCGGATTGTTTATTGGTTATTGAAAAGGAATGCGGTGGTCAGTTCAGTTATCCCGTGAGTAACTGCGACCGGTCAATCGGGGCTCGTCTGTCTGGAGAAATAGCCCGGCGTTACGGTAATACAGGGATGTCGGGGAAACCGATAACACTCAGGCTAACTGGCAGTGCGGGACAAAGCTTTGGTGTCTGGAATGCCGGTGGTCTGGATATGTATCTGGAGGGCGATGCCAATGATTATGTAGGGAAAGGCATGACCGGGGGCAAGCTGGTTATCCGGCCTCCTGAAGGTAGCCAGTTCCTTTCCAGGGATACGTCTATTATTGGTAATACCTGTCTGTATGGAGCTACTGGTGGCAAGCTGTTTGCCTCCGGTTGTGCAGGTGAGCGCCTGGGGGTTCGTAACTCCGGTGCCACCGCAGTGGTGGAGGGCGCCGGTGATCACTGTTGTGAGTATATGACCGGCGGTCTGATAGTGGTGTTGGGTAAAACCGGTTATAACTTTGGTGCGGGAATGACTGGCGGCTTCGCTTACGTACTGGATCTTGAACGGCATTTTGTAGACCGTTACAACCATGAGCTAGTGGATATTCACCGTATCGATATAGAAAATATGGAGGCTTATCAGTCCCACCTGATGAGTGTTCTTGAAGAGTATATTGACGAAACTGCCAGTGAGTGGGGGCAGGAAATTTTTGAGGACTTTTACGATTACCGAGGGCGTTTCTGGTTGGTCAAGCCCAAGGCTGCCAGTCTTGACTCACTGTTAACCAGCACCCGGGCAGGGGCTGAATAG
- a CDS encoding HNH endonuclease yields MSELDFSLVNTRNIGSEAELRQKIVASLKLSSKERENRLKRAKSKPDTRYTLVKSFNRNPDVVAHVLLRSSGKCEKCKCEAPFKRKTDMTPYLEVHHIKPLAEGGEDTAKNALALCPNCHREAHYG; encoded by the coding sequence TTGTCAGAGCTTGATTTCTCACTAGTAAATACTAGAAATATTGGTTCTGAAGCAGAGTTGCGTCAAAAAATAGTGGCTTCACTGAAGCTGAGCTCAAAAGAAAGGGAAAATAGATTAAAGAGAGCAAAGTCAAAACCTGATACCCGTTACACTTTAGTCAAGTCATTTAATAGAAATCCTGATGTTGTTGCGCACGTTTTATTACGTTCTAGTGGAAAGTGTGAAAAGTGTAAGTGTGAAGCTCCATTTAAAAGAAAAACGGACATGACACCATATTTAGAGGTTCATCATATAAAACCTTTGGCTGAAGGCGGGGAAGATACAGCCAAAAATGCTTTAGCTCTATGCCCGAATTGCCACAGGGAAGCACACTACGGCTAA
- a CDS encoding FAD-dependent oxidoreductase encodes MARYFDQSLHNYFQFVEVTRIEPDKKPLRNRRKDFVEIYQPYEEQQVKSQAHRCLSCGNPYCEWKCPVHNYIPDWLKLISEGKLFEAAELSHQTNSLPEVCGRVCPQDRLCEGACTLNDGFGAVTIGATEKYITDTALALGWRPDMSRVEWTDKRVAVIGAGPAGLACADVLVRNGVKPVVFDRHPEIGGLLTFGIPEFKLEKTVISRRRQVFSEMGVEFKLNKEVGKDVSIQQLLDDYDAVFLGMGTYSAMKGGFPGEGMSGVYEALPYLISSVNRNMGFEKDADEFINLKGKNVIVLGGGDTAMDCNRTAIRQGAASVHCVYRRDEENMPGSHREVENARQEGVDFLFNRQPVEILGSDSVEGIRVVTTRMGEPDENGRRRPEMVKGSEEVLKADAVLVAFGFQPSPPKWFEEHHIETDESGRVVASEENLSVNRYLFQTSNPKVFAGGDMVRGSDLVVTAIWEGRQAAEGILDYLDV; translated from the coding sequence ATGGCGCGATATTTTGATCAGTCGCTTCACAATTATTTTCAGTTTGTTGAAGTGACCCGGATAGAACCCGATAAAAAGCCTCTGCGTAATCGAAGAAAGGATTTTGTAGAAATTTACCAACCGTATGAGGAGCAGCAGGTTAAAAGTCAGGCCCATCGCTGCCTGTCCTGTGGCAATCCTTATTGTGAGTGGAAATGCCCTGTTCACAACTATATCCCTGACTGGCTTAAGTTGATTTCGGAGGGAAAACTCTTTGAGGCGGCAGAGCTATCCCATCAAACCAACAGTTTGCCCGAGGTGTGCGGCAGGGTTTGTCCCCAGGACCGCCTTTGTGAAGGAGCCTGCACTTTAAACGACGGTTTCGGTGCTGTCACCATTGGTGCCACTGAGAAATACATTACTGACACAGCCCTGGCTCTGGGCTGGCGACCGGATATGTCCAGGGTGGAGTGGACCGATAAACGGGTTGCTGTCATTGGTGCGGGGCCTGCGGGACTGGCCTGTGCTGATGTTCTGGTGAGAAATGGCGTAAAGCCGGTGGTTTTTGACCGCCATCCTGAAATTGGTGGTTTGCTGACCTTTGGTATCCCGGAATTCAAGCTGGAAAAGACGGTTATCAGCCGTCGTCGGCAAGTCTTTAGTGAGATGGGGGTGGAGTTCAAACTCAATAAAGAAGTTGGCAAGGATGTATCCATACAACAACTGCTGGATGACTATGATGCGGTATTTTTAGGAATGGGTACTTACTCTGCCATGAAAGGTGGTTTTCCTGGCGAGGGAATGTCCGGTGTTTATGAGGCTCTGCCTTATCTGATCTCCAGTGTGAACAGAAATATGGGGTTTGAAAAGGATGCCGATGAGTTTATCAACCTGAAAGGTAAGAACGTGATTGTGCTGGGGGGCGGAGATACGGCCATGGATTGTAATCGCACGGCCATAAGACAGGGGGCTGCCAGTGTGCATTGTGTGTACCGCCGTGATGAGGAAAATATGCCGGGTTCCCACCGGGAAGTAGAAAACGCCCGTCAGGAAGGGGTGGACTTCCTGTTTAATCGTCAACCTGTTGAAATCCTGGGTAGTGATTCGGTGGAAGGAATCCGGGTGGTCACTACCAGGATGGGGGAGCCTGATGAAAACGGCAGGCGACGTCCAGAGATGGTAAAAGGCAGTGAAGAGGTGTTGAAGGCTGATGCTGTTCTGGTGGCATTTGGTTTCCAGCCCAGCCCGCCGAAGTGGTTTGAAGAGCACCATATTGAAACCGATGAATCGGGTCGGGTGGTTGCTTCTGAAGAAAATCTATCTGTAAACCGTTACCTTTTCCAAACCTCAAATCCAAAAGTATTTGCCGGTGGGGATATGGTCAGGGGCTCTGATCTGGTGGTGACCGCCATATGGGAAGGTCGTCAGGCCGCAGAGGGTATTCTTGACTATCTGGATGTTTGA
- a CDS encoding ABC transporter permease — translation MNTHNISLLQLLLFYCLLVIPFAFLFFFRLGSTIRELLLSMVRMTVQLALIALYLEFLFQLNNIWVNLGWLLLMVSVASSHVLGKSGLSRKHVFWVTQLSLSISTVLVLSAMLALLMPFPWYDARYLIPLAGMLLGNSLTANTLVLERFYSSITTGHDRYLADLLMGASTYEAASPFLKEALKAALSPMIASMATVGVVYLPGMMTGQILGGAEPLKAVTYQALIMVGIAIATMLSVMLNSFLSLKVGFDGFGLIRQGIIVQER, via the coding sequence ATGAATACCCATAATATTTCCCTGCTTCAGCTTCTGTTATTTTATTGCTTGCTGGTTATTCCTTTTGCTTTCTTATTCTTTTTCAGGTTGGGTAGCACCATCAGGGAACTGCTGCTGAGTATGGTGCGGATGACCGTTCAACTGGCTTTGATTGCCCTGTATCTGGAATTTCTTTTTCAACTGAATAATATCTGGGTCAATCTTGGCTGGCTGTTATTAATGGTCTCTGTGGCAAGCTCTCATGTTCTTGGCAAGTCAGGCCTGTCGCGCAAACATGTATTCTGGGTAACTCAGTTGAGCCTGAGCATTTCCACTGTCTTGGTACTGTCGGCTATGCTGGCGCTGTTGATGCCATTCCCCTGGTATGATGCCCGTTACCTTATTCCTTTGGCGGGCATGTTACTGGGGAATAGCCTGACGGCCAATACCCTGGTACTGGAGCGTTTTTACAGTTCAATAACCACCGGGCATGATCGCTATTTGGCGGATTTACTGATGGGGGCCAGCACCTATGAGGCAGCCAGCCCATTTTTGAAAGAGGCTTTGAAAGCCGCCTTAAGTCCCATGATTGCCTCTATGGCTACAGTGGGTGTGGTGTACTTGCCCGGTATGATGACAGGGCAGATTCTTGGGGGGGCAGAACCCCTGAAGGCGGTTACCTACCAGGCCCTGATTATGGTGGGCATTGCCATTGCCACCATGCTATCGGTGATGCTGAATAGTTTCCTGAGCCTGAAGGTGGGCTTCGATGGTTTTGGTCTTATCCGACAGGGGATTATTGTTCAAGAGCGTTAA
- a CDS encoding ATP-binding cassette domain-containing protein: MMSIIRLEQVSVSIHSARLLHCVSLTIKEKESVVFHGPSGGGKSSLLKVLLGGVRWTEGVYYFEQQPVTEQTIAKVRQAMAYIPQQPEPGRGLVEEWLQEPFRWRSFKRIEFEQDQVLDLFRQLKLNHALLKKHCSALSGGQRQQLAIIRALISGRKLIVADEPTSALDKESSKAVRELLLSGQFTVISASHDPQWISACNRQVEVGSGQVCGDVSVPVAPNQSLEY; the protein is encoded by the coding sequence ATGATGTCAATAATCAGGCTGGAGCAGGTTTCTGTCAGTATCCATTCTGCGAGGTTGCTCCATTGTGTATCACTGACCATCAAAGAAAAAGAAAGCGTTGTATTTCATGGCCCGTCGGGAGGCGGGAAAAGCTCACTGCTGAAGGTGTTGTTAGGTGGTGTTCGTTGGACTGAAGGTGTCTATTATTTTGAGCAACAGCCGGTGACAGAGCAAACAATTGCCAAAGTGCGTCAGGCAATGGCATATATCCCGCAGCAACCGGAACCGGGCCGTGGCTTGGTTGAAGAGTGGTTACAGGAACCCTTTCGCTGGCGCAGTTTTAAACGTATCGAGTTTGAACAGGATCAGGTGCTGGATTTATTCCGGCAGCTTAAGCTGAACCATGCACTTTTGAAAAAACACTGTTCGGCACTGTCTGGAGGCCAGCGACAGCAGTTAGCTATTATCAGGGCGCTGATATCGGGGCGTAAACTGATTGTTGCCGATGAACCAACCTCTGCCCTTGATAAGGAGAGTAGCAAGGCTGTCAGGGAACTGCTGTTATCCGGGCAGTTTACGGTTATTTCTGCCTCCCATGACCCCCAGTGGATTAGTGCCTGCAACCGGCAGGTTGAGGTGGGCAGTGGACAGGTTTGTGGTGATGTTTCTGTTCCGGTAGCGCCTAATCAGTCCCTGGAGTATTGA
- the hemE gene encoding uroporphyrinogen decarboxylase, whose amino-acid sequence MTELKNDRFLRALLKEPVDITPVWMMRQAGRYLPEYRETRARAGDFMALCQNPQLACEVTLQPLERYPLDAAILFSDILTIPDAMGLGLYFEQGEGPRFHKPVRTVEDVERLQVPNPEKDLGYVMAAVSTIRKELDGRVPLIGFSGSPWTLATYMIEGGSSKDFRRIKAMMFDTPELLHQLLMVLAESVTAYLNGQIRAGAQAVQIFDTWGGVLSPACYKAFSLKYMAKIVSGLVREHEGRRVPVILFTKNGGQWLEAIAGAGADALGIDWTTDMGEARARVGNQVALQGNMDPSVLYASPQRIREEVGIILDSYGSGSGHVFNLGHGIHQFVAPNKAKVFVEAVHELSAKYH is encoded by the coding sequence ATGACAGAACTCAAGAATGACCGCTTCCTGCGTGCTTTGCTGAAAGAGCCTGTAGATATCACGCCTGTTTGGATGATGCGGCAGGCCGGGCGCTATTTGCCTGAGTACCGGGAGACGCGAGCCAGGGCCGGGGATTTTATGGCCTTGTGTCAGAACCCTCAGCTGGCCTGTGAAGTGACCTTGCAGCCGCTGGAGCGTTATCCGCTGGATGCGGCCATTCTTTTCTCCGATATTTTAACCATTCCTGATGCCATGGGGTTGGGTCTGTACTTTGAGCAGGGAGAGGGGCCACGCTTCCATAAACCGGTGAGGACGGTTGAGGATGTTGAGCGTCTTCAGGTGCCCAATCCTGAAAAAGACCTGGGCTATGTGATGGCCGCAGTGAGCACTATACGTAAGGAACTTGATGGCAGGGTGCCCTTGATTGGGTTCTCTGGCAGTCCATGGACCCTGGCCACCTATATGATTGAGGGAGGGAGTAGTAAAGACTTCCGTCGTATAAAGGCGATGATGTTTGATACACCTGAGCTATTGCACCAACTGTTAATGGTTTTGGCGGAGTCGGTTACGGCTTATTTGAACGGACAGATAAGGGCTGGGGCGCAGGCAGTCCAGATTTTTGATACCTGGGGCGGTGTGCTTTCACCGGCTTGCTATAAAGCGTTTTCACTTAAGTATATGGCAAAAATTGTGTCTGGCCTGGTTCGTGAGCATGAAGGCAGGAGGGTTCCCGTTATTCTATTTACCAAGAATGGTGGGCAATGGCTGGAGGCTATAGCCGGTGCCGGTGCTGATGCGCTGGGTATAGACTGGACCACCGATATGGGTGAGGCAAGGGCGAGGGTTGGTAATCAGGTTGCATTACAGGGCAATATGGACCCATCGGTACTTTATGCCTCACCCCAGAGAATTCGGGAAGAAGTGGGAATCATTCTTGATAGTTATGGTTCCGGAAGTGGCCATGTATTTAATCTTGGCCATGGTATTCACCAGTTTGTAGCCCCGAATAAAGCTAAAGTCTTTGTGGAGGCGGTGCATGAGTTATCAGCGAAGTATCACTGA
- the purD gene encoding phosphoribosylamine--glycine ligase, with protein sequence MKVLIIGSGGREHALAWKVAQDPSVDKIYVAPGNAGTALEKKVSNIAIDALDLDGLTQFAQQEHIDLTIVGPEAPLVAGVVNQFKQAGLTIFGPCQKAAQLEGSKAFSKDFLARHNIPTAEYQSFTDIDQAKAYVEKKGAPIVVKADGLAAGKGVILAETKGQAYSAIEDMLAGNAFGDAGHRVVVEEFLHGEEASFIVMVDGEHVLPLATSQDHKARDNGDKGPNTGGMGAYSPAPVVTPVIYDRIMNEVIYPTVKGMAKEGMPYQGFLYAGIMIDEQGTPKVLEYNCRFGDPETQPILMRLQSSLAELCLKGAKGELADTQAQWDKRPALGVVMAAGGYPESYQKGDLITGIESSQPDTCIFHAGTQLKGDHVITNGGRVLCVTALGKTVSEAQKQAYQTVKTIQWNNAYYRTDIGHRAIAREQD encoded by the coding sequence ATGAAAGTGCTGATTATTGGCAGTGGTGGACGTGAACATGCCCTGGCCTGGAAAGTAGCCCAGGACCCATCGGTTGATAAAATCTATGTTGCACCCGGTAATGCCGGCACAGCCCTGGAAAAAAAAGTCAGTAACATTGCCATTGATGCCCTTGACCTTGATGGCCTGACCCAATTCGCTCAGCAAGAGCACATTGACTTAACCATTGTCGGGCCGGAAGCACCGCTAGTTGCCGGTGTAGTGAACCAGTTTAAGCAAGCGGGCTTAACTATTTTTGGCCCCTGCCAAAAAGCGGCACAACTGGAAGGCTCCAAGGCCTTCAGCAAGGATTTTCTGGCCCGACACAATATCCCCACCGCCGAATACCAAAGCTTTACCGATATCGATCAGGCCAAAGCCTATGTTGAAAAAAAAGGCGCGCCTATTGTTGTTAAAGCCGATGGCCTGGCAGCTGGCAAAGGCGTTATTCTGGCGGAAACCAAAGGGCAGGCATACTCAGCCATTGAGGATATGCTGGCAGGCAACGCCTTTGGTGACGCAGGGCATCGCGTTGTGGTGGAAGAGTTTCTTCACGGGGAGGAAGCCAGCTTTATTGTTATGGTGGATGGTGAACATGTCTTGCCATTAGCCACCAGCCAGGATCACAAGGCCCGGGATAATGGCGATAAGGGTCCTAACACCGGAGGTATGGGCGCTTACTCACCGGCGCCCGTGGTGACACCTGTCATCTATGACCGCATCATGAACGAAGTCATTTACCCCACGGTAAAGGGAATGGCTAAAGAGGGCATGCCTTACCAAGGGTTTCTCTATGCTGGCATTATGATTGATGAACAGGGAACACCCAAGGTTCTCGAATACAACTGCCGTTTTGGCGACCCGGAAACCCAGCCTATTCTTATGCGGCTACAATCCAGTTTGGCCGAACTTTGCCTGAAAGGTGCCAAGGGCGAACTGGCAGACACACAGGCTCAATGGGATAAACGCCCTGCATTGGGTGTGGTAATGGCTGCCGGAGGCTATCCGGAAAGCTATCAGAAAGGGGACTTGATCACAGGCATTGAATCCAGCCAGCCAGACACCTGCATATTCCATGCCGGCACTCAATTAAAAGGCGACCATGTGATAACCAACGGCGGTCGGGTATTGTGTGTTACCGCTTTAGGTAAAACCGTCAGTGAAGCTCAAAAACAGGCGTACCAAACGGTTAAAACCATTCAGTGGAATAACGCCTACTACCGCACCGATATCGGTCACCGCGCCATAGCCCGGGAACAGGACTGA